The following proteins are co-located in the Festucalex cinctus isolate MCC-2025b chromosome 15, RoL_Fcin_1.0, whole genome shotgun sequence genome:
- the slc71a2a gene encoding hippocampus abundant transcript 1 protein, translated as MAGEPQAGTGRVVLVKKIIMKDGTLQQGIGRPSVYHAVVVIFLEFFAWGLLTTPMLTVLHETFPQHTFLMNGLIQGVKGLLSFMSAPLIGALSDVWGRRSFLLVTVFFTCAPIPLMRLSPWWYFAMISMSGAFSVTFSVIFAYVADVTDERERSTAYGLVSATFAASLVTSPAIGAYLSAWYGDNLVVLVATLIALVDICFILLAVPESLPDKMRLNTWGAPISWEQADPFSSLRKVGQDPTVLLICITVFLSYLPEAGQYSSFFLYLRQVVNFSSTTIAVFIGVVGILSIVAQTLVLTLLMRTLGNKNTVLLGLGFQILQLAWYGFGSEPWMMWAAGAVAAMSSITFPAVSALVSQSADPDKQGVAQGMITGIRGLCNGLGPALYGFIFFLFNVELNTMDPIHGDFDPLPLHSPTEQTLIPGPPFLLGACTVVVAFLVALFIPEKASSASSSSQLPLGDKPRPASKESLSSLAGIHINTPLPGSDEETPPTTSDEDFEPLLQDSIV; from the exons CTTCAACAGGGTATAGGCCGACCCAGTGTGTACCATGCCGTTGTGGTCATCTTCCTGGAGTTCTTCGCCTGGGGTTTGCTGACCACACCCATGCTCACG GTGTTACATGAAACATTTCCACAGCACACGTTCCTTATGAATGGACTCattcaaggcgtgaag GGTCTTTTGTCGTTCATGTCTGCCCCTCTGATTGGGGCGTTGTCAGACGTGTGGGGGAGACGTTCATTCCTGTTGGTCACTGTCTTCTTTACCTGCGCTCCAATCCCCCTCATGAGACTCAGCCCCTG GTGGTACTTCGCCATGATCTCCATGTCAGGAGCGTTCTCTGTCACCTTCTCGGTCATCTTTGCCTATGTTGCAGATGTGACAGATGAAAGAGAGAGGAGTACAGCTTATGGTCTG GTGTCTGCTACATTCGCAGCTAGCCTGGTGACCAGCCCGGCAATCGGGGCGTATTTGTCGGCATGGTATGGAGACAACCTGGTTGTTCTGGTGGCTACACTGATCGCCCTCGTCGACATTTGTTTCATCCTGCTTGCTGTGCCTGAGTCTCTGCCGGACAAGATGAGGCTCAACACCTGGGGAGCGCCCATATCTTGGGAACAAGCTGACCCCTTCTCT TCTCTGAGGAAAGTGGGTCAGGACCCCACAGTCCTACTCATTTGTATCACGGTGTTCCTCTCGTACTTACCAGAGGCTGGACAGTACTCCAGCTTCTTCCTCTACCTACGACAG GTCGTCAATTTCTCCTCTACAACAATTGCTGTTTTTATTGGAGTTGTAGGAATTCTGTCCATTGTTGCACAG aCTCTTGTCCTGACACTGCTAATGAGGACTCTGGGTAATAAAAACACTGTTCTGTTGGGTCTGGGCTTCCAGATTCTTCAGCTGGCCTGGTATGGCTTTGGATCAGAGCCTTG GATGATGTGGGCAGCTGGTGCTGTCGCAGCCATGTCCTCCATAACCTTCCCTGCCGTCTCGGCTCTGGTGTCGCAGTCTGCTGATCCTGATAAACAAG GTGTGGCTCAAGGAATGATAACAGGCATCAGAGGTCTGTGTAATGGTTTAGGCCCAGCTCTGTATGGGTTTATCTTTTTTCTCTTCAATGTGGAGCTCAACACCATGGACCCCATCCATGGAGACTTTGACCCCCTGCCGCTTCACAGTCCCACTGAG CAAACACTCATCCCTGGCCCCCCTTTCCTTTTGGGGGCATGCACCGTGGTTGTGGCCTTCCTCGTTGCTCTCTTCATCCCAGAGAAAGCGTCCTCCGCCTCGTCATCTTCTCAGCTGCCTCTCGGTGACAAGCCCCGCCCAGCGAGCAAAGAGTCGCTGTCCTCGCTGGCCGGCATCCATATTAACACACCTCTCCCAGGCAGCGACGAAGAAACTCCTCCCACCACCAGTGATGAGGACTTTGAGCCTCTGCTGCAGGACAGTATCGTTTGA